From a single Dromaius novaehollandiae isolate bDroNov1 chromosome 30, bDroNov1.hap1, whole genome shotgun sequence genomic region:
- the LOC135324045 gene encoding olfactory receptor 14J1-like encodes MAYDRFIAICRPLHDGTIMGSRACVKMAAAAWGTGFLSALLHTANTFSIPLCQGNTVDQCFCEIPQILKLSCSDAYLREVGLLVVSGSLAFGCFILIVVSYMQIFTAVLRIPSEQGRHKAFSMCLPHLAVVSLFVSTATFAYLKPPSISSPALDLVVAVLYLVVPPAVNPLIYSMRNKELQEALRKLIQEVLLQQQ; translated from the coding sequence ATGGCTTATGaccgcttcattgccatctgcagacccctgcacgatggcaccatcatgggcagcagagcctgtgtcaaaatggcagcagctgcctggggtaCTGGTTTTCTcagtgctctcctgcacactgctaacacattttcaataccactctgccaaggcaacaccgtggaccagtgcttctgtgagattcctcagatcctcaagctctcctgctcagatgcctatctcagggaagttgggcttcttgtggttagtggctctttagcctttgggtgtttcattctcattgtggtgtcctacatgcagatcttcactgctgtgctgaggatcccctctgagcagggccggcacaaagccttttccatgtgcctcccgcacctggctgtggtctccctgtttgtcagcactgcaacgtttgcctacctgaagcccccctccatctcctccccagctctggatctggtggtggctgttctgtacttggtggtgcctccagcagtgaaccccctcatctacagcatgaggaacaaggagctccaggaggcactgaggaaactgattcaagaGGTACTacttcagcagcaatga
- the LOC135324046 gene encoding olfactory receptor 14A16-like: MAYDRFIAICRPLHYGTIMDSRACVKMAAAVWGTGFLYALLHTANTFSIPLCQGNTVEQFFCEIPQILKLSCSESYLREVGVLVVSGCLFFGCFVFIVLSYVQIFTAVLRIPSEQGRHKAFSMCLPHLATVSLFVSNSFFAYLKPPSLSSPALDLVVAVLYAVVPPEQELHHLVATANKADTDCHIPGQFFLVCRFQVQESVILGDLPGLAVLGSCPPHPPESSCTVCTLLHCPPNECQGD, from the exons ATGGCTTATGaccgcttcattgccatctgcagacccctgcactacggcaccatcatggacagcagagcttgtgtcaaaatggcagcagctgtctggggcactggttttctctatgctcttctgcacactgctaacacattttcaataccactctgccaaggcaacacagtggagcagttcttctgtgaaatcccccagatcctcaagctctcctgctcagaatcctacctcagggaagttggggttcttgtggttagtggctgtttattctttgggtgtttcgttttcattgtgctgtcctatgtgcagatcttcactgctgtgctgaggatcccctctgagcagggtcggcacaaagccttttccatgtgcctcccgcacctggccacggtctccctgtttgtcagcaactcattttttgcctacctgaagcccccctccctctcctccccagctctggatctggtggtggctgttctgtatgcggtggtgcctcca gagcaggagctccaccacctcgtggccactgcaaacaaggctgacactgattgtCACATCCCTGgacagttcttccttgtttgcaggttccaggtccaggaaagtgtcatcCTTGGTGACCTGCCTGGCTTAGCTGTACTaggaagttgtcctccacaccctccagaatcctcctgtactgtttgcaccctgctgcattgccctcccaatgaatgccagggagattaa